A genomic segment from Nodularia sphaerocarpa UHCC 0038 encodes:
- a CDS encoding indolepyruvate ferredoxin oxidoreductase subunit alpha, protein MPHTIVTNVCEGVADCVDACPVACIHEGPGKNVKGTDWYWIDFATCIDCGICIQVCPVADAIVPEERPELQKTP, encoded by the coding sequence ATGCCGCACACGATTGTTACTAATGTTTGTGAAGGTGTTGCTGACTGCGTAGATGCTTGTCCAGTAGCTTGTATTCATGAAGGCCCAGGCAAAAATGTCAAGGGAACCGATTGGTATTGGATTGATTTTGCCACCTGTATCGATTGTGGTATATGTATTCAAGTTTGCCCTGTAGCAGATGCGATCGTTCCCGAAGAACGACCTGAACTCCAAAAAACACCGTAA
- a CDS encoding ATP phosphoribosyltransferase regulatory subunit, translating into MVYQPAAGARDLLPLDVAQKRWIEDRLQQVFHRWGYHRIITSTLERMDTLMAGEAIERQMVIQLQNGEDEELGLRPELTASIARAVATRMADVTYPQRLYYNANVFRRTWENRHNRQQEFYQSGVELLGVGGLLANAEVLLLARNCLAALGLSDWHLILGEAGITRSLLDAFPVNIQAQVRSAIAHLDRIAIDTLPLSDQLRDRARIMMDLRGDSADVLQKVSSLGLDPEQQEIVNNLKSVVELLQSEGDFPLILDLSLIQTIDYYTGIVFEIVSDTNSQARVLGRGGRYDQLLGLYHPQGEDIPGIGFVLNIEDLYQVLLSTQQLPQSTPASDWLVVAQTANMEAAAFAHAQKLRDSTDLVRVEMDLGGRDVEAIREYASDRGITQIAWIKSDGSIVSESLPY; encoded by the coding sequence TTAGATGTGGCTCAAAAACGCTGGATTGAAGATAGGTTACAGCAGGTGTTTCATCGTTGGGGATATCACAGGATTATCACTTCAACTTTGGAACGGATGGATACTCTGATGGCGGGAGAAGCAATTGAGCGCCAGATGGTGATTCAACTGCAAAATGGTGAAGATGAAGAATTAGGTTTGCGTCCAGAGTTGACAGCTTCTATTGCTCGTGCAGTGGCTACGCGTATGGCAGATGTCACCTATCCGCAAAGGTTGTACTACAATGCCAATGTTTTCCGCCGTACCTGGGAAAATAGGCACAATCGCCAGCAAGAGTTTTATCAATCTGGGGTTGAGTTGTTAGGTGTGGGCGGATTGTTGGCAAATGCCGAAGTGCTGCTATTGGCGAGAAATTGTCTGGCGGCACTGGGCTTGTCGGATTGGCATTTAATTTTGGGCGAAGCGGGAATTACCCGATCGCTTCTTGATGCTTTTCCGGTGAATATCCAAGCTCAAGTTCGCAGTGCGATCGCCCATCTTGATCGCATTGCCATCGATACTTTACCCTTGAGCGATCAACTGCGCGATCGCGCCAGAATCATGATGGATCTACGCGGTGACAGTGCAGATGTCTTGCAAAAAGTCAGTAGCCTCGGTTTAGATCCAGAGCAACAAGAAATAGTAAATAACCTCAAATCTGTGGTAGAGTTATTACAATCAGAAGGGGACTTTCCTTTAATTCTTGATCTCAGCCTGATTCAAACCATAGACTACTATACTGGCATAGTCTTTGAAATCGTCAGCGATACAAATTCACAAGCCAGAGTCTTAGGGCGTGGTGGTCGCTACGACCAGCTTTTAGGACTATATCATCCCCAAGGCGAAGATATTCCCGGTATTGGTTTTGTCCTGAATATCGAAGATTTATATCAAGTTCTTCTATCTACTCAGCAATTACCACAATCAACTCCAGCGAGTGACTGGTTAGTAGTAGCCCAGACAGCAAATATGGAAGCTGCGGCCTTTGCCCACGCCCAAAAACTGCGTGATTCTACAGATTTGGTACGGGTAGAAATGGATTTAGGTGGCAGAGATGTAGAAGCTATTCGAGAATACGCGAGCGATCGCGGCATTACCCAAATTGCTTGGATTAAATCTGATGGTTCAATCGTGAGTGAATCATTGCCTTATTGA